In one window of Fusobacteria bacterium ZRK30 DNA:
- a CDS encoding ATP-binding protein codes for MENSLRNDAYLIKNIILQNPSENYGDLFKKTQKRFTIIGLDGKVLFDSMEDKSIDSIENHHNRPEILSALKDDEGLSTRKSETTKKEMIYFALKLNSSQIIRVSVVSNNALKHIKLSTYVHIILFSLLNLFALISYRFYLKRYLFDRIDQIKKMLEDGNEIKEVVTKDDRWLFKFWEVIKEWQDNNLKNIEKLKLEKIKLNNIISSVDMGILLVDNEKKIKLKNDAINFIYIKEDINNYKKDIKYPEVIKFIDRLISKKENDTSEIFLDDIQKYILLRGKYMKSREEYLFTIKDITRNRETLEVQKNFITNVGHELKTPLTNIMGYLVALREEENSHKRDKFINTIERNAGKLDNILMDFLNLSKIESSKVINLAPIHVNLLKDEINRSLENQIESKKVDLSYKLDLQTDYIRIDFEKTTMILKNLIENAIIYNVNTPKIKVTMEEKFDKYKISVKDNGIGMNKSDTYKIFDRFYRVDKARTSNVAGTGLGLSIVYELVHLCGGDIDVKSNKNGTLFTFTMIK; via the coding sequence GTGGAAAATTCCCTTAGAAATGATGCTTATTTAATCAAAAATATTATCCTGCAAAATCCATCTGAAAATTATGGGGATCTCTTTAAAAAAACACAAAAACGATTTACCATTATAGGTTTAGATGGAAAAGTTTTATTTGATAGTATGGAGGATAAATCTATTGACTCCATAGAAAATCACCATAATCGTCCTGAAATTTTAAGTGCTCTAAAAGATGATGAAGGTCTCTCTACACGGAAAAGTGAAACTACTAAAAAAGAGATGATATATTTTGCTCTGAAATTAAATTCATCTCAAATTATTCGTGTTTCTGTAGTATCCAATAATGCTCTCAAACACATAAAACTCAGTACTTACGTACATATTATCTTATTCTCTCTGCTAAACCTCTTTGCACTTATAAGTTATCGATTTTATTTAAAACGCTATCTGTTTGACAGGATCGACCAGATAAAAAAGATGCTAGAGGATGGTAATGAAATAAAAGAAGTCGTCACAAAAGACGACAGGTGGCTGTTTAAATTTTGGGAAGTTATTAAGGAATGGCAGGACAATAACCTAAAGAATATAGAAAAATTAAAATTAGAAAAAATTAAATTAAATAACATCATCTCATCTGTAGATATGGGGATCCTCTTAGTGGATAATGAAAAAAAAATCAAATTAAAAAATGATGCCATTAATTTTATCTATATAAAGGAAGATATTAATAATTATAAAAAAGATATCAAATATCCAGAAGTTATTAAATTTATAGATCGATTGATCTCAAAAAAAGAAAACGATACCTCTGAAATCTTCTTAGACGATATTCAAAAATATATATTGCTCAGGGGTAAATATATGAAGTCCCGGGAAGAATATCTTTTTACCATAAAGGATATCACCAGGAACAGAGAAACACTAGAGGTACAAAAGAATTTTATTACCAATGTAGGACATGAATTGAAAACTCCTCTAACTAATATTATGGGATATTTAGTTGCTTTGAGGGAGGAAGAGAATTCCCATAAAAGAGATAAATTTATCAATACCATAGAGAGAAATGCAGGAAAATTAGATAATATTTTGATGGATTTTTTAAATCTATCTAAGATAGAGAGCAGCAAGGTCATAAATTTAGCTCCTATTCATGTCAACCTTTTGAAGGATGAGATCAACAGATCTCTTGAAAATCAAATTGAATCAAAAAAAGTAGATCTATCCTATAAATTAGATCTGCAAACTGACTATATCAGAATAGATTTTGAAAAAACTACCATGATCTTAAAAAATCTCATAGAAAATGCTATTATTTATAATGTTAACACTCCTAAAATAAAAGTTACTATGGAGGAAAAATTCGATAAATATAAAATTTCTGTAAAGGACAATGGGATTGGGATGAATAAATCCGATACCTATAAAATATTTGATAGATTTTACAGGGTCGATAAAGCAAGAACCAGTAATGTAGCCGGAACAGGTTTGGGGCTGTCTATAGTCTATGAATTAGTTCATCTATGTGGCGGAGATATAGATGTCAAATCCAATAAAAATGGGACTCTATTTACCTTTACCATGATAAAATAA
- the ilvC gene encoding ketol-acid reductoisomerase — MKELKVLEGKKLTVIGYGSQGHAHALNLKDLGMDMTVGLREGSKSWEKAEKAGVKVKKISEAVKDADVVMFLTPDEAQPTVYERDIKDNLKEGAYLGFAHGFNIHYKKIIPNEKVNVFMVAPKGPGHMVREIFEKGHGVPCLTAVYQDISGDTKEVADAWGNGVGRKVGIIGTTFKEETETDLFGEQAVLCGGVTELMQAGFDTLVEAGYNPEVAYFECVHEMKLIIDMVYEKGFAKMRDSISNTAEYGDYVTGKKIITGKTREAMKEVLGDIQNGKFAKEFIDETETGYKFMGGERSKYSNSKIEEVGSKMRKMVFKK, encoded by the coding sequence ATGAAGGAATTAAAAGTTTTAGAAGGGAAAAAATTAACTGTAATAGGATATGGAAGTCAGGGACATGCTCATGCACTTAACTTAAAAGATTTGGGAATGGATATGACAGTAGGATTAAGGGAAGGCTCTAAATCTTGGGAAAAAGCAGAAAAAGCAGGAGTCAAAGTAAAAAAAATATCAGAAGCTGTAAAAGATGCTGATGTAGTTATGTTTTTAACTCCAGATGAAGCCCAGCCTACTGTATACGAAAGAGATATAAAAGATAATCTAAAAGAGGGAGCATACCTAGGTTTTGCCCATGGATTTAATATCCATTATAAAAAAATCATTCCCAATGAAAAAGTTAACGTATTTATGGTAGCTCCTAAAGGACCTGGGCATATGGTCAGAGAAATATTTGAAAAAGGACATGGGGTTCCCTGCTTAACAGCAGTATATCAAGATATAAGCGGAGATACCAAAGAAGTTGCTGATGCATGGGGAAATGGAGTAGGAAGAAAGGTTGGTATCATAGGAACTACCTTTAAAGAGGAAACTGAAACAGATCTATTTGGAGAACAGGCTGTACTCTGTGGGGGAGTTACAGAACTTATGCAGGCTGGATTTGATACCTTGGTAGAAGCAGGGTATAATCCTGAGGTAGCATATTTTGAATGTGTCCATGAGATGAAATTAATAATTGACATGGTATATGAAAAAGGATTTGCTAAGATGAGAGATTCTATATCAAATACTGCTGAATATGGTGATTATGTTACTGGTAAAAAAATTATCACAGGTAAAACTCGTGAAGCTATGAAAGAAGTTTTAGGAGATATTCAGAATGGTAAATTTGCAAAGGAATTTATAGATGAAACAGAAACTGGATATAAATTTATGGGGGGGGAAAGGTCTAAATATTCTAACTCTAAAATTGAAGAAGTTGGATCAAAGATGAGAAAGATGGTTTTTAAAAAATAA
- a CDS encoding response regulator transcription factor, translating into MKVLIVEDDIDIRELISFFMEKEGYEVLEAGDGMAGLKLAKTYHPHIIILDLMLPHLDGKSLAQMIKKSEEKYGNPKIIMLTAKTDIEDVLSGLEIGADDYMKKPFDPRELVLRVKKLLNRETKVNTKKYTFKNITIDTDKHLILEDKNEIPMSKKEYDLLLLLIKNKGLVLTRDKILDKVWQSNYYTGDRTVDMYISKIRDKVKSISKDIKTIKGVGYKLEEKIL; encoded by the coding sequence TTGAAAGTATTAATTGTAGAAGATGACATAGATATCAGAGAATTAATTAGTTTTTTTATGGAGAAAGAGGGATATGAAGTCCTTGAGGCTGGCGATGGGATGGCAGGATTAAAATTAGCAAAAACTTATCATCCTCATATTATTATACTGGATCTTATGCTTCCTCATTTGGATGGAAAGAGTCTGGCACAAATGATTAAAAAGTCAGAAGAGAAATATGGTAACCCTAAGATAATAATGCTTACAGCCAAAACTGATATAGAAGATGTATTATCAGGTCTTGAGATAGGAGCAGACGATTATATGAAAAAACCATTTGATCCTAGAGAGTTGGTTTTACGGGTAAAGAAGCTTTTAAACCGTGAAACGAAAGTAAATACCAAGAAATATACGTTTAAAAATATAACTATCGATACCGATAAACACTTGATTTTAGAAGATAAAAATGAGATTCCCATGTCTAAAAAAGAATATGATCTTTTACTTCTTCTTATAAAAAATAAAGGATTAGTATTAACTAGAGATAAAATATTAGACAAAGTGTGGCAGAGTAACTATTATACAGGTGATCGTACTGTAGATATGTATATCTCAAAAATTAGAGATAAGGTAAAGAGTATCTCAAAAGACATTAAAACGATCAAGGGGGTTGGATACAAATTAGAAGAAAAGATTTTATAA
- the ilvN gene encoding acetolactate synthase small subunit, translating to MREYQVLVIMKDIPGVLSKISGLFSKRGFNINGITSGVSERDGFFRMTISVIGNKKIIEQIKKQVGKLVDVVEVQIFDKTRTIKRELILVKIKTDFKTRSELIEVADIFKGKIIDISHESLIIELIGDLDKIDGFLKLVQKFEVLEISRTGITAMHRGEKQ from the coding sequence ATGAGAGAATACCAAGTTTTAGTTATTATGAAAGATATTCCAGGGGTATTGTCTAAAATTTCTGGATTGTTTTCTAAAAGAGGTTTTAATATCAATGGAATTACTTCTGGTGTCAGTGAAAGAGATGGTTTTTTTAGGATGACCATCTCTGTTATAGGAAATAAAAAAATTATAGAACAGATAAAAAAACAGGTTGGAAAACTTGTGGATGTAGTAGAGGTACAAATTTTTGATAAAACAAGAACCATCAAAAGGGAATTAATTTTAGTCAAAATAAAAACTGACTTTAAAACCCGGAGTGAACTTATTGAAGTTGCTGATATATTTAAAGGAAAAATTATTGATATTTCCCACGAATCATTGATTATAGAGTTAATTGGAGATCTGGATAAGATCGATGGATTTTTAAAATTAGTTCAAAAATTTGAGGTCTTGGAGATCTCAAGAACTGGTATAACAGCTATGCATAGAGGAGAAAAACAATAA